From a single Sebastes umbrosus isolate fSebUmb1 chromosome 17, fSebUmb1.pri, whole genome shotgun sequence genomic region:
- the zzef1 gene encoding zinc finger ZZ-type and EF-hand domain-containing protein 1 isoform X4 produces MGNAESGCGGGSGDEEDVETESPGFAEDSPASAANAVGVGGGGGGGGAGGGGSNSGRSGRGSNTIPVPTGGPPNPGVLLEQVKLREAAARISDSGVAIQESVLAGNEGVLVRWLEDRLNRGEESVNVEQFCEMLESRDAPRDECEEAFGQFDAEGDGVVDVESMLMALKNSNGANLKGELSHVIRQLQACSLTPGFVDIFSKTKDRLGAHASKILKFLHRNRIPSSSIPFPILEGYNSICTMRSSVVQDFLEFLLQKEKDLDIQYRAELDRDPEVDKVKVVTQCYSTIESSSNVADIYKMTNGETASFWQSDGSARSHWIRLKMKPDVVLRRLAIAVASNDHSYMPQLVSVAVGKNRRSLQEIRDIRIPSNVTGYVALLENANITHPYIQINIKRCLSDGCDTRIHGLKTLGYQITKSKEVSVSDASAIWYLSLLTSLVTASMETNPALAQTVLHSTQKALQHMPPLSLTPSSTEFPKFFSLNILEEVDGFLLRIADCCVSPDAELTLLAFALARGSVAKVLQALSCISDHLETEYKASSLIVSMASVRLRLLNRNGKPLQLHLQACDVKSKEEKSGPENMLTESSTGDGFLTESSRKKASVILSTEDQSNFQVTQMKIKVRKGTIGAKCGLVFAYKEEDPFDAEKHFKRFKKYDSWDYKDYKEFVQDNVKIPTQSEDEPIGWFELEDDWNDVEIKLQQCRVAKFLMVKFLCTRQDSAERLGVQSLSFSGYLCPGPERLGDLDDLSPEGESFDCDAVTGLCLLNKTLFFIQQLTRDMDASHFKQKYLLDFSGLALNLFWTFYSKLGKIDGEEVLKSRVLLLQLMQNCFPMLPNPLEPRGPEESKGPDEGAAAAACPSTSSSAEPLSDSVRAVNELYTHLCHIVDGPEGETSVEKALHKEAVKSILNGAAVFFPDKHIRRDKLFHMMKNITEQDQPESVKVTFESLCNYFSDQDPSGLLLLPPKGAPADFDISPILSVMETLLLVATRECEVMMVDENSGASRTVLLSLFWALQGSLISWCYLQLKGGAATTIAMELARDILLKYVDQFLGSIKGVLGSLLGRYTGAQITDKLGSSILATVFRQLMILLLELCSLDIPHSVLLKSFSSLVELLKSLSSDTGDIFSKADQESWHQPQQPVVLRTWSMESPHNYENSRHETSIFACPGATSFEVEFDERCETEKRYDYLEFTDSRGGKVRYDMKVGSEKWPKKVTFDAGPQLQFLFHSDSSNNEWGYKFTVTALGLPDITISWMSDLQLLVARLMGRLASRTLALKSPHEIRTVKELPPGKMSHVQSSPLWKPILRHGLCETRETIQIKTPTDQTNAWTLDELMSFLEDFARWNPSLEPTDSRTKLMKTLMQSCRKQPMRNEIAAGSKTDQAVNAIWSAMVYHTPALNHALRTYVNQDCKSCLNEEFVQVYSLADSIRTWMLEMKQRYLVSKMNVPDEKEGGHDEVSMETLAETCIEKSLLLFRFTPCGVPYQDNDSSKAAEGCRAPFLRSSSISEGDFQASCTQGPQTAGCEEGVDARAEQSQPPGAQAQNSSSCGHGRQGHRGSTESISSQTGEPASPSALSRKAPFSRARLRLLSCRSIEEPRMTPSVKDRYPILKHILNFIRDQALTTASILQTLALSKAQALSVCKVLEMVQQCLHSLGRPHLFQAPCILFLQELLACQKDFTSYFSQLSDSGQKLGEEVRRSYHQLVLMLVEAVQGFSSLNEKALLPALSCVQTCLLHLLDMSWEVHDLPLFLDIKLPDLLLSMSQENISVHDIAISQWTEEDEIADYKKNQEWMDECMDGMFEKWYDKIDEEDSMEDRRKMHMFIARYCDLLNVVISCDGCERMAPWHRYRCLQCMDMDLCKTCFLSGAKPEGHEDDHEMVNMEYACDHCQGLIVGSRINCNVCEDFDLCFGCYHAKKYPDSHLPTHRITVYPMVTIRISDRHRLIQPYIHNYSWLLFAALALYTSELSSQKRMEGESLECSTLSQASALQTHCSQLITDCLLKGQTGKGLRSSALLALLSSNESASDSELCPVSPESSQELSTATNTSLPGSTAAICSPSSPRDKNKESGKENKTKEVGSPPPAPSAEVTPPLSTGEGEKLKLVTQDTLDSSSLSQTPSVSSEDPLSPVVRPSESGPGAVNSPASDVIKETDERLPQVPLQEHVFSECSRERILGLLAAMLPPAKPGNTLSLPSLNSILPKLFRAVISNAGSLNETYHLTLGLLGQLLLRIPPTEADTAVTEALADKYDLLAQGEAASSDTQGWKTTQLLFSLGAVCLDSRIGLDWACTVADILHSLNACLEWSTVIAAFTDHCIQQLPQTLKRTNLFTLLVLVGFPEVLCVGTQTVFIDNANEQHNMILLKHFTEKNHAAVVDVKTRKRKTVKDYQLIQSQDSTAGGLPGQIESQDSPKTLLSRYLINFTSIISHLLQASQDNGSPDAVEASWVLSLALKGLYNTLKKHGVEQAQEDIQQSGLTQLLVRKCSKGTGFSKLWLLRDLEILSIMLYSSKREIHSMAQDPERDQREQDKEHDSDHSSCGPDETDVNKPDPLEGLDEETKICFQITHDALNAPLPILRAMYELQMKRTDSFFLEVQKRFDGEEIKTDETIRTLAQKWQPNRRPRSEERNTKAVDTDMIVVSCVSKPSHCEKATEEINVVAQKLITNSETDLQLSYAKQRRTKSSALLHKELDVRSNRAVRQYLVKVNQAIATLYARHVLASLLADWPAEAALSEEALELNGASHMAYILDMLMQLEERPLWEKILQRVLKGCSQSMLCSLSLTACQFMEEPGMAVQIRESKHPYDNNTNFEDKVHIPGAIYLSVKFDSRCYTEEGCDELIMSSSSDFLQDVHNFSGSPQKWSDFEIPGDTLYYRFMSDMSNTEWGYKFTVTGGHRGRFQTGFEILKQMLADDQVLGHLPLADIWEWQVGVACRQTGNQRLKAIHLLLRLLQCQSQTACELTLLRPLWQLFMTMENSLSQDPTSITVLLPLHRALTELFFIAEARAIAQGILQEYLLAMTTDETLLNHTAMALKNIAAISLAINYPNKSTKLLNMSP; encoded by the exons ATGGGTAACGCGGAGAGCGGCTGCGGTGGAGGCAGCGGCGACGAGGAAGACGTGGAAACGGAGAGCCCCGGCTTCGCGGAAGACAGTCCGGCCTCTGCGGCCAACGCCGTCGGTGTaggaggaggcggcggcggtggaggtgctggaggaggaggctcCAACTCTGGGAGAAGCGGAAGAGGATCGAATACCATACCCGTTCCCACCGGTGGACCACCGAACCCCGGTGTGCTCCTGGAGCAAGTGAAGCTGAGAGAAGCGGCTGCTCGCATTAGTGACTCAGGTGTCGCCATTCAGGAGTCTGTCCTCGCTGGGAACGAGGGCGTCCTGGTGCGGTGGCTGGAGGACCGGTTAAACCGAGGAGAGGAGTCCGTCAATGTGGAGCAGTTCTGCGAGATGTTGGAGAGCAGAGATGCACCCAGAGATGAATGTGAAGAg GCCTTTGGACAGTTCGATGCAGAGGGGGATGGGGTGGTGGATGTGGAGAGCATGCTGATGGCTCTGAAGAACTCCAACGGAGCTAATCTAAAGGGAGAGCTGAGTCATGTGATAAGACAGCTACAGGCGTGCTCCCTAACCCCAG GTTTTGTTGATATATTCTCCAAGACAAAAGACCGGTTAGGGGCACACGCCTCTAAGATCCTTAAATTCTTACACAGGAATCGTATTCCCAGCAGTTCCATCCCCTTCCCTATTTTAGAGGGCTACAACAGTATCTGCACCATGAGGTCCAGCGTGGTCCAGGACTTCTTGGAATTCCTCTTGCAGAAGGAGAAAG ATTTAGATATCCAGtacagagcagagctggacCGTGATCCGGAGGTGGATAAAGTCAAGGTGGTCACGCAGTGCTACAGCACAATAGAATCTTCGTCCAATGTTGCAGACATTTACAAGATGACAAATGGGGAAACTGCATCTTTCTGGCAGTCGGACGGCAGTGCACGCTCGCACTGGATAAG ATTGAAAATGAAACCAGACGTGGTTTTGAGACGTCTGGCCATCGCCGTGGCTTCTAATGACCACAGCTACATGCCTCAGCTGGTATCCGTTGCCGTCGGGAAAAACCGGCGTTCCCTGCAGGAGATCAGAGACATCCGCATCCCCAGCAATGTCACAGGCTACGTAGCCCTCTTGGAGAATGCCAACATCACACACCCCT ACATCCAAATCAACATCAAGCGGTGCCTGAGCGACGGATGCGACACACGGATTCATGGCTTGAAGACGCTGGGATATCAGATTACCAAGAGTAAAGAGGTGTCTGTCTCGGACGCTTCAGCCATCTGGTACCtgtctctcctcacctccttgGTCACGGCATCCATGGAGACCAACCCCGCATTGGCTCAGACTGTCCTTCACAGCACACA AAAAGCCTTACAGCACATGCCACCGTTGTCCCTAACACCATCGTCCACAGAGTTCCCCAAGTTCTTCTCTTTGAACATcctggaggaggtggatggattTCTCCTCAGGATAGCAGA CTGCTGTGTGAGTCCTGATGCCGAGTTGACCCTCCTGGCCTTCGCTCTGGCCAGAGGCAGCGTTGCAAAAGTGCTCCAAGCCTTGTCCTGCATCAGCGACCATTTAGAGACCGAGTACAAGGCCTCCTCCCTCATCGTGTCCATGGCCTCCGTTAGGCTGCGACTACTTAATCGCAACG GGAAGCCCCTCCAGTTGCACCTACAGGCCTGTGATGTGAAGAGTAAAGAGGAGAAATCAGGACCAGAGAACATGCTCACAGAATCATCCACTGGAGACG GTTTTCTCACAGAAAGCAGCAGGAAGAAAGCCAGTGTGATCCTGTCAACAGAGGACCAGAGTAACTTCCAGGTCACTCAGATGAAGATCAAA GTGCGAAAAGGAACCATCGGAGCAAAATGCGGCTTGGTGTTTGCGTACAAGGAGGAAGACCCTTTTGatgcagagaaacatttcaagAGGTTCAAAAAGTATGACTCGTGGGACTACAAGGACTACAAAGAGTTTGTGCAAGACAA TGTGAAGATTCCAACCCAGTCGGAGGACGAGCCGATTGGCTGGTTCGAGCTCGAGGATGACTGGAACGACGTGGAGATCAAGCTGCAGCAGTGTCGCGTTGCAAAG TTCCTGATGGTGAAATTCCTCTGCACCAGGCAGGACTCTGCTGAGCGCCTGGGAGTGCAGTCCCTCAGCTTCAGTGGCTACCTGTGCCCCGGGCCAGAGAGGCTCGGAGACCTGGACGACCTCAGTCCAGAGGGGGAGAGCTTCGACTGTGATGCTGTCACCGGCCTTTGTCTACTTAACAAGACACTATTCTTCATACAGCAGCTTACACGAGACATG GATGCCTCTCACTTCAAGCAGAAGTATCTTCTGGACTTCAGTGGTCTCGCTCTGAACCTCTTCTGGACCTTCTACAGTAAACTCGGGAAGAT TGACGGAGAGGAGGTGTTGAAGAGCAGAGTTCTGCTGCTCCAGCTGATGCAGAACTGTTTCCCCATGCTGCCCAACCCACTGGAGCCCCGGGGCCCAGAGGAGAGCAAAGGGCCCGACGAGGGAGCCGCAGCAGCGGCTTGTCCATCCACGTCCAGCAGTGCAGAGCCTCTGTCTGACTCTGTCAGGGCAGTCAATGAACTCTACACTCACCTCTGCCACA ttgtGGACGGTCCAGAGGGTGAGACATCAGTGGAAAAAGCTCTGCACAAGGAAGCAGTTAAATCCATTCTTAATGGAGCAGCTGTTTTCTTCCCCGATAAACACATCAGGCGGGACAAACTCTTCCACATGATG AAAAATATCACCGAACAGGATCAGCCAGAGTCAGTGAAGGTGACGTTTGAATCGCTTTGTAATTACTTCAG TGACCAGGATCCAAGTGGCCTTCTCCTGCTCCCACCTAAAGGGGCTCCCGCGGACTTTGACATCAGCCCCATTCTGTCAGTTATGGAGACGTTGCTGCTGGTGGCAACAAGAGAG TGTGAGGTGATGATGGTGGATGAGAACAGTGGAGCCAGCAGGACGGTGTTGCTGTCCTTGTTCTGGGCTCTGCAGGGCAGTCTGATCTCCTGGTGCTACCTACAGCTCAAAGGAGGAGCCGCCACCACTATCGCCATGGAGCTGGCCAGAGACATCCTTCTAAAAT ACGTGGATCAGTTCCTCGGAAGTATCAAAGGTGTCCTCGGTTCGCTGCTGGGGAGGTACACTGGTGCTCAAATTACTGACAAACTAGGCAGCTCCATCCTAGCCACAGTCTTCAGACAACTG ATGATTTTACTCCTGGAGCTGTGCTCTTTGGACATCCCTCACAGCGTGCTGCTGAAGAGCTTCTCCTCTCTGGTCGAGCTGCTCAAAAGCCTGTCCAGTGATACTGGAGACATCTTTTCTAAG GCGGATCAGGAGAGCTGGCACCAGCCCCAGCAACCAGTGGTGCTGAGGACCTGGAGCATGGAGTCCCCTCACAACTATGAGAATAGCCGCCACGAGACCAGCATCTTTGCCTGCCCTGGTGCTACCTCCTTTGAGGTGGAGTTTGATGAACGCTGTGAGACAGAGAAGAG ATACGACTACCTAGAGTTCACAGATTCTAGAGGTGGGAAGGTCCGCTATGACATGAAGGTTGGAAGTGAAAAGTGGCCAAAG AAGGTGACGTTTGACGCGGGCCCTCAACTCCAGTTCCTCTTCCACTCTGATAGCAGTAATAACGAGTGGGGTTACAAGTTCACTGTGACGGCCCTGGGTCTGCCAGATATCACTATTTCTTGGATGTCAGACCTGCAGCTGCTGGTGGCTCGCCTGATGGGTCGCCTTGCTTCCAGAACCCTCGCCTTGAAATCCCCCCAcg AGATACGTACTGTTAAAGAGCTTCCACCAGGGAAAATGTCCCACGTTCAGTCTTCTCCTTTATGGAAACCCATTCTGCGACACGGGTTGTGTGAAACAAGGGAGACGATTCAGATCAAAACACCCACAGACCAG ACAAATGCATGGACGCTTGATGAGTTAATGAGCTTCCTGGAGGACTTTGCCCGTTGGAATCCTTCCCTGGAACCGACAGACAGCAGGACGAAGCTGATGAAGACCCTCATGCAGTCCTGCAGAAAACAGCCAATGAGGAACGAGATTGCTGCCGGGTCAAAGACAGACCAGGCTGTGAATGCCATCTGGTCGGCCATGGTGTACCATACACCGGCCCTCAACCATGCCCTGAGGACCTATG TTAATCAGGACTGCAAATCCTGTTTAAATGAAGAGTTTGTGCAGGTGTATTCATTGGCAGACAGCATCAGAACGTGGATG ttGGAGATGAAACAGAGATACCTAGTTAGCAAAATGAACGTTCCTGACGAGAAGGAAGGGGGTCACGATGAGGTTTCCATGGAGACGCTAG ctgAGACATGCATCGAGAAGAGCCTCCTGCTCTTCAGATTCACCCCTTGTGGAGTACCGTACCAGGACAACGACTCTTCCAAAGCTGCAGAGGGCTGCCGCGCTCCATTCCTCCGCTCTAGCTCCATCTCGGAAGGGGACTTCCAGGCCAGCTGCACTCAGGGACCTCAGACTGCAGGCTGCGAGGAGGGCGTGGACGCCAGGGCAGAACAGAGCCAGCCCCCCGGTGCTCAAGCGCAAAACTCATCTTCTTGTGGACACGGCAGACAAGGCCACAGAGGCTCCACAGAGAGCATCTCCTCCCAGACAGGGGAGCCGGCCTCGCCCTCCGCCCTCTCCCGCAAAGCCCCGTTCAGCCGGGCCCGCCTACGCCTCCTGTCCTGTCGATCTATAGAAGAGCCTCGCATGACCCCCTCTGTCAAGGATCGCTACCCAATACTCAAACACATCCTGAATTTTATAAGGGACCAGGCTCTCACAACAGCAAG CATTCTGCAGACCCTGGCCCTGAGCAAAGCCCAGGCTCTGAGTGTGTGCAAGGTCCTGGAGATGGTTCAGCAGTGTTTACATTCCCTGGGAAGGCCTCACCTCTTCCAAGCCCCCTGCATCCTGTTCCTACAGGAGCTGCTGGCATGCCAGAAAGACTTCACCAg TTACTTCTCTCAGTTGTCGGACAGCGGGCAGAAGCTCGGAGAGGAGGTGAGGCGTTCCTACCATCAGCTGGTGCTCATGCTGGTGGAGGCAGTACAAGGCTTCAGCAGCCTCAACGAGAA AGCCCTGCTACCAGCCCTGTCGTGTGTGCAGACCTGCTTGTTGCACCTTCTAGACATGAGCTGGGAGGTACATGACCTTCCTCTCTTCCTGGATATCAAGCTTCCTGACCTCCTGCTCAGCATGTCCCAGGAGAACATCAGTGTTCATGACATCGCCATCAG TCAATGGACAGAAGAGGATGAAATCGCAGACTACAAGAAGAACCAGGAGTGGATGGATGAGTGCATGGACGGGATGTTTGAGAAGTGGTACGACAAAATCGATGAAGAGGACTCCATGGAGGACAGGAGAAAG ATGCACATGTTCATTGCACGCTACTGTGACCTGCTCAATGTGGTGATCTCCTGCGACGGCTGTGAGAGGATGGCACCTTGGCACCGCTACCGATGTCTGCAGTGCATGGACATGGACCTCTGCAAGACCTGCTTCCTCA GCGGTGCCAAGCCTGAGGGCCATGAAGATGACCACGAGATGGTGAACATGGAATACGCCTGTGACCACTGCCAGGGGCTCATTGTGGGCAGCAGGATCAACTGCAACGTCTGTGAAGACTTTGACCTGTGCTTTGGTTGTTACCATGCAAAGAAGTACCCCGACAG CCACCTGCCCACCCATCGGATCACGGTGTACCCCATGGTGACCATACGAATCAGTGACCGCCACCGCTTGATCCAGCCCTACATCCACAACTACTCCTGGCTACTGTTTGCTGCTTTGGCCCTCTACACGTCAGAACTGAGCAGTCAGAAGCGGATGGAGGGAGAGTCTTTGGAGTGCAGCACCTTGAGCCAGGCCTCGGCCCTGCAGACACACTGCTCCCAACTCATCACTGATTGTTTGCTGAAGGGGCAAACTGGCAAAG GTCTACGTTCCTCGGCCTTGCTCGCCCTGCTGTCGTCCAACGAATCGGCTTCTGATAGTGAGCTGTGTCCGGTCTCTCCAGAGTCCTCTCAGGAGCTCAGCACAGCCACCAACACCTCCCTCCCCGGCAGCACCGCAGCAATCTGCTCCCCGTCGTCTCCCAGGGACAAG AATAAAGAATCAGGTAAGGAGAACAAAACAAAGGAGGTGGGCTCTCCTCCCCCGGCTCCTTCAGCAGAGGTGACACCCCCCTTAAGCACTGGAGAGGGGGAGAAACTGAAGCTGGTTACCCAGGACACCCTGGACTCCTCCAGCCTCAGCCAGACGCCTTCTGTGTCCAGTGAGGACCCCCTTTCTCCTGTGGTCCGCC CTTCAGAGTCTGGTCCAGGAGCAGTCAACTCTCCAGCATCTGACGTCATCAAGGAGACAGACGAGAGGCTGCCCCAGGTTCCCCTTCAGGAGCATGTGTTTTCAGAGTGCTCCAGAGAGAGGATCCTGGGACTGCTAGCAGCCATGCTGCCACCAGCCAAACCA GGCAACACCCTGTCTCTGCCCAGTCTGAACTCCATCCTGCCCAAGCTGTTCAGGGCAGTCATTTCCAACGCTGGCTCTCTCAACGAGACCTACCACCTCACCCTGGGACTACTGGGTCAGCTGCTGCTCCGAATCCCTCCGACGGAGGCCGACACTGCCGTCACAGAGGCCCTGGCTGACAAATACGACTTGCTAGCACAAGGAGAGGCAGCCAGTTCAGACACCCAGGGCTGGAAGACCACCCAGCTGCTTTTCAGCCTGGGGGCCGTCTGTTTAGACAG TCGTATCGGTCTGGATTGGGCGTGCACAGTGGCAGACATTTTACACAGTCTGAATGCTTGTCTTGAGTGGAGCACAGTCATCGCCGCCTTCACTGACCACTGTATCCAGCAGCTGCCACAAACCCTCAAACGCACCAACCTCTTCAccctgctggtgctggtgggcTTCCCTGAG GTGCTGTGTGTGGGAACCCAGACGGTGTTTATTGACAACGCCAATGAGCAGCACAACATGATCTTGCTCAAACACTTCACAGAAAAGAACCACGCCGCGGTGGTGGATGTTAAGACACGCAAGAGGAAAACAG TGAAGGACTACCAACTCATCCAGTCTCAGGATTCCACTGCAGGTGGTCTCCCAGGGCAGATAGAGAGCCAGGACTCCCCGAAGACCCTGCTCAGCCGCTACCTGATCAATTTCACCTCCATCATCAGCCACCTGCTGCAGGCCAGCCAGGACAATGGCTCTCCTGATGCTGTGGAGGCGTCCTGGGTTCTTTCCTTGGCCCTTAAAGGCCTCTACAATACACTGAAG AAACATGGAGTAGAGCAAGCCCAGGAGGACATCCAGCAGTCGGGACTGACCCAGCTGCTGGTGAGGAAGTGCAGCAAAGGGACAGGCTTCAGCAAGCTGTGGCTGCTGCGAGATCTAGAGATCCTCTCCATCATGCTCTACTCCTCCAAGAGGGAGATCCACTCCATGGCCCAGGACCCAGAGCGAGACCAAAGAGAGCAGGACAAGGAGCACGACTCCGACCACTCCAGCTGCGGCCCCGACGAGACCGACGTCAACAAGCCCGACCCTTTAGAGGGTCTCGACGAGGAGACAAAGATTTGCTTCCAG ATCACCCACGATGCCTTAAACGCCCCTCTGCCCATCCTGCGAGCCATGTACGAGCTGCAGATGAAGAGAACGGACTCCTTCTTCCTGGAGGTTCAGAAGAG atttgatGGAGAAGAGATAAAAACAGATGAGACAATTCGGACGCTGGCTCAGAAGTGGCAACCAAACAGGCGGCCTCGCTCTGAGGAGAGGAACACCAAGGCCGTGGACACTGATATGATCGTGGTGTCATGCGTG tctaaaccCAGTCACTGTGAAAAGGCCACAGAGGAGATCAACGTAGTGGCCCAGAAGCTCATCACGAATTCAGAGACTGACTTGCAGCTCAGCTACGCCAAACAGAGGCGCACCAAAAGTTCAGCTCTCCTGCACAAGGAGCTGGACGTGCGCAGCAATCGGGCAGTCCGTCAATACCTGGTGAAGGTCAACCAGGCCATCGCCACGCTGTACGCCCGCCACGTGCTGGCCTCGCTCCTGGCCGACTGGCCCGCGGAGGCGGCGCTGAGCGAGGAGGCCCTGGAGCTGAACGGCGCCTCGCACATGGCCTATATCCTGGACATGCTGATGCAGCTGGAGGAGAGGCCGCTCTGGGAGAAG ATTCTCCAGAGGGTGCTGAAGGGTTGCAGCCAGAGTATGCTGTGCAGTCTGTCCCTCACTGCTTGCCAGTTCATGGAGGAGCCGGGCATGGCCGTGCAGATCAGGGAGTCCAAACACCCATATGACAACAACACCAACTTTGAG GACAAGGTGCACATCCCAGGGGCCATCTACCTGTCAGTAAAGTTTGACTCCCGCTGCTACACAGAGGAAGGCTGCGATGAGCTCATCATGTCCAGCAGCAGTGATTTCCTCCAGGACGTCCACAACTTCAGTGGCTCCCCTCAGAAGTGGTCCGATTTTGAGATTCCcg gTGATACCCTGTACTACAGATTCATGTCAGATATGAGCAACACAGAGTGGGGCTACAAGTTCACCGTCACAGGAGGCCACAGAGGGCGTTTCCAGACAG GTTTTGAGATACTGAAGCAAATGTTAGCAGATGACCAAGTGCTCGGTCACCTGCCACTGGCTGACATCTGGGAGTGGCAGGTGGGCGTGGCCTGTCGCCAGACGGGGAACCAGCGACTGAAAGCCATTCACTTGTTGCTCCGCCTCCTGCAGTGTCAGTCCCAGAC AGCCTGTGAGCTGACGCTGCTGCGACCTCTGTGGCAGCTCTTCATGACTATGGAAAACAGCCTGAGCCAGGATCCCACCAGTATCACCGTGCTGCTGCCTCTTCACCGAGCCCTCACTGAACTCTTCTTCATCGCAGAGGCCCGTGCCATT